The Ensifer canadensis genomic sequence CAACGGCGCTTGGCCACAGCCTCGAGCCGGTCCTGCTTGCCCTGTGCGAATGGGGCCAGCGTCACGCCGAAGAACTGGGTGAATTCGACCAGGTCGGCGATTGCATCATCCGGCCGCGCCAAAGCGCCTGAGCGTCAGGCGCCGACGCGCTTGCCTGGCTTGACCGAGGAGACAGCCGGCGCTTCCCAATGATGATTGAGAGCGGCGGTCATGATCTCGGCTGCGGCCAGGGCCGCTATGACCGCCGGCCTCTTGTCCTTCACCGCCGTGCCGCCGATCGGGCAGATAAGGCGGTCGAAAAGATCGGGCCGGCCGATTTCCCGTGACAGCCAGTTCTTGAAGGTCGAACGCTTGGTCTTCGAGCCGATCATGCCGACATAGGAAGCGTCGTCACGCCTGAGCGCCTCGGCTGCAATCAGGAAGTCGAGCGCGTGGTCATGGGTGAGGATCACGAAGGCGCTGCCGCGCGGCGCATCGCGGACCACCGCCTCGGGCATCGCCGTCAGGCAGGTCTCGATACCGTGGATATCGGCGGCCGAAAGCTCGTCCTCGCGGGTGTCGACGAGGATAGTGCGCACCGGCACGAGCGATAGCGCCATCGCCAGCGCATCACCGACATGCCCGGCGCCGAAGACGTAGACATGGGGGCGGCTGGCAATCTCCAGATCGCTGCGTTCAATCAACATGGCGGCTTTCTCCCGATCGATGCGCGTGAAGGCGAGCGCGACGCGCCCGCCGCAACACTGGCCGATCTCGGGACCAAGCGGGACCGTCATCGTGTCGGCGCTATCGCCGCGCTTCAGCGCGCGCCGACCGTGGTCGATCGCCATATATTCGAGCTGGCCGCCGCCGATGGTGCCGAAGAGGCCGTCCGGCGCCACCAGCATCCAGGCGTCGGTGTCGCGCGGCGTCGAGCCTGCGGCACCCGTCACCTCGACCAGAACGCAGTCCGGTTCGCGACGCAGGAAGTCCCTGATATCCTCTCGGCTCGCAACCATCGCCATCAACCCTGTGCTACAGCCCCTTGCCTTGCGGCGGCTCGCAGCTGCTCGATCGCCATCAGCACCCGTTCCGGCGTCGCCGGCGCATCGATGCGCGGGGGAATACGATACTCCGCAACGCTCGCCGCTGCCATCGACAACGCCTCCAGAACCGAAATGCCCAACATGAACGGCGGTTCCCCGACGGCCTTTGACCGCCGGATCGTTTCCTCCCGGTTGACCGACCATTCCGCCAGGCGAACGTTGAACACGCGCGGTCGATCGGAGGCAAGCGGGATCTTGTAGGTCGACGGCGCATGCGTGCGCAGCCGACCCTTGGCGTCCCACCACAGTTCCTCTGTCGTGAGCCAGCCCATGCCCTGAACAAACGCGCCTTCGACCTGACCCAGGTCCAGTGCCGGGTTCAGCGATCGGCCGACATCGTGAAGGATGTCGGTGCGATCGACCTGATATTCGCCGGTCAGCGTATCGACGCTGACTTCGGAGCAGGACGCGCCATAGGCATAATAGAAGAACGGACGGCCGCGGCCTTCCGAGCGGTTCCAGTGGATCTTCGGCGTCTTGTAGAAACCGGCGGCGGACAGCTGGATACGGGCGCCATAGGCAAGCTTGATGAACTCGCCAAAGGGCAAGCGTTCCGCGCCGATCCGCACTGTGTTCGGCTCGAAGGCGACATCGGCCTCGGCAACATTCCAGCGTTCGGCGGCAAAGCGCACCAGCCGCGCCTTGATCTGCTGCGCCGCATTGGCGGCCGCCATGCCGTTGAGATCCGAACCGGAGGACGCTGCTGTCGCCGACGTATTCGGCACCTTGCCCGTCGTCGTCGCCGTCACCTTGATCCGATCGAGATCGACCTGGAACTCGTCGGCCACCACCTGGGCAACCTTGGTGTAAAGCCCCTGCCCCATCTCGGTACCACCATGGTTGAGGTGGATCGACCCGTCGGTATAGACGTGCACCAGGGCGCCTGCCTGATTGTACTCGGTCTTGGTGAAGGAGATGCCGAACTTGACCGGGGTGAGCGCGATGCCGCGCTTGATGATGTGGTTTTCGCGGTTGAAGGCGATCACGGCCTCTCGACGCGCAGCGTAATCGGCCGACGTTTCGAGCTCCTCGATGATGCGCCCGATGATGTTGTCTTCGACCGTCTGGTGATATGGCGTGAGGTTGCGGCCCTCGCCGCCATAGAAGTTGAGCTTGCGGATCTCGAGCGGATCCTTGCCGACAGCATAGGCGACATCCTCGATCATGCGCTCGCCGCCGACCATGCCCTGCGGGCCGCCGAAGCCACGAAACGCAGTGTTCGAGACGGTGTTGGTCTTCAACGGCTTCGAACGAAGACGGACGTTCGGATAGAAGTAGCAGTTGTCGGCATGAAAGAGCGCGCGATCGGTCACGGGTCCAGAGAGATCGGCGGAAAAGCCGCAGCGCGCCGCAAACACCGCATCGACCGCCTCGATCCGGCCCTCGTCATCGAAGCCGACCTTGTAGTCGACGTGGAAGTCGTGACGCTTGCCGGTTGCCGACATGTCGTCGTCGCGGTCAGGTCTGACCTTGACGGCGCAACGGTATTTCTTTGCGGCCAGGGCCGCCACGGCGGCGAAGATGTTGGCCTGCGTTTCCTTGCCGCCGAAGCCGCCACCCATGCGGCGCACATTGACAGTCACGGCGTTGGACGGCACGCCAAGCACGGTTGCCACCATGTGCTGGGTTTCGCTCGGATGCTGGGTCGACGAATAAACCAGGACCTCATCGTCCTCGCCGGGAATGGCAAAGGAAATCTGGCTTTCGAGATAGAAGTGGTCCTGACCGCCGATGCGCATCTCGCCTTCGACGATGTTCTTCGCCTTGGCAAAACCGGCTTCGATGTCGCCACGCTCCAGCTTCAGCGGATCGATGACCAGAGGATAGTTCGCGGCAGCAGCCTCAAGCACGTCGGTCACATGCGGCAGATCGCGGTATTCGACCTCGACCTTGACGGCTGCACGCCTCGCGGCTTCACGCGACGTGGCGATGACGGCGAACATCGGCTGGCCGTAGAACTCGACCTTGCCGGTTGCAAACACCGGATCGTCGTGCTTGTGGGCGGGGCTGATGTCGTTTTCACCCGGGATGTCGTCAGCTGTGAGGATACCGATGACGCCCTCGCTGGCGCTGACCGCGTCGAAATCGATCGACAGGATATCGGCATGGGCGCGCTGGGACAGACCGAGATAGCCGTGCAATGTGCCGGCTGGTTCCGGAATATCGTCGATATACTCGGCCGTTCCCGACACATGTTTGTGGCCGGACTCGTGCCGTTCGTTTTCGTGGACGCCACCGCGGATGCGGTCGATGGGCTGCATCACATTCATGGGTCTCACCTCCTAGACGGCAACAGCAATGTTGCGGTCGATCCGGATGTTTCCGGTCGCCTGCGTTTCAAGATAGAAGCGGCGCAACAGGTTCTTGGCCACCAGTTGGCGATACTCCGCCGAGGCGCGCCAGTCGGTAAGCGGCGTGAAGTCCTGATCGAAGGCGGAGATCGCCTGCTCGACCGTTGGCTCCTGCCAGGCCTTGCCCTTCAGCGCCGCCTCGACATGAACAGCCCGCTTCGGTGTTCCGGCCATGCCGCCAAAGGCGATCACCGCGTCAGCGACTTCACCGGCACCGTCGAATGTCAGGCGGAATGCGCCGCAGACGGCGGTGATGTCTTCATCCAGACGCTTGGTGATCTTGTAGACGGCAAAGCTGGTGTCAGCTTCGAGGAAAGGAATGTGAACCGCTTCGACGAATTCACCGGGCTCGCGATCCTGCTTGCCGTAGGCAATGAAGAAATCTTCGAGCGCCACGGTACGGCGGCGAGCGCCCTTGCGCAGCGTCACCGACGCGCCGAGCGCAATCAATGCCGGCGGCGTGTCGCCGATCGGCGATCCGTTGGCGATGTTGCCACCGACCGTACCCATGTTGCGGACCTGCTGTCCGCCGATCCGGTCCCAAAGCTCGCGCAATTGCGGGAAATGTTCGGTAATGACGGGATAGGCTTCGGCATAGCTGACACCAGCGCCAAGCGTCACACCCTTGTCGTCGACGGTGATGCGACGAAGTTCTTCCAGGTGCGTGAGATGCACGACCGGCGCGATATCGCGCATGAACTTGGTGACCCAGAGGCCGACGTCGGTCGAGCCGGCAACGATCGTCGCTTTCGGATTGGCTTCGAGCACATCGGCAAAATCATCGACGGAAGCCGGCAGCATGAACAGTTCCGCTCCCTCGCCGATCACCACGCGGCGGCCATCCTGAAGGGCTGCGAGTTCGCCGGCGATACGATCGCGTTCGGCAAACAATGGATCCTTCCCCAGATCGCCGATGGTCGAAATCGCCTCGGCCGCGCGAATGATCGCGGCATAGCCAGTACAGCGACACAGGTTGCCCTGCAGCGCCTTCTCGATTTCGGTGACCGACGGCTTGGCGTTTTCCATCCAAAGCCCGTAGAGCGACATCACGAAGCCAGGCGTGCAGAAGCCGCATTGCGACGCGTGCGTCTGGACCATCGCCTGCTGGACGGGATGGAGTGGACCACCCGGTGTTGCCAGCGAATCCACCGTCACCACGTGACAGCCGTCGAGCGAACCGACAAAGCGGATACAGGCATTGACGGATTCATACTTGAGCTGCCCGCCGAGCAGGCGGCCGACCAGCACCGTGCAGGCGCCGCAGTCTCCCTCGGCACAGCCTTCCTTGGTTCCGCGCAGGTTGCGATCGATGCGCAGGAAATCGAGCAATGTCTGCACCGCAGAAACGTCGGAAAGCTCGACAAGGCGGTGGTTCAGGAGAAAACGGATCGTGTTGCGTATCTGAATGGTCATTGCTGATCAGCTCCCGCGATAGGTCGAATAGCCGTAGGGCGACAAGAGCAGCGGCACATGATAGTGCGCCGCCTGATCGTCGATACCGAAACGGATCGGGATGACATCGAGAAACGGGTTGGCGCCGCGCGCAGCTTCGGACCCAAGATAGTCGCCGGCGTGGAAATGCAGCTCGTAGGTGCCGGCCTGCATCAGCGATCCGCTCAACAGCGGCTGATCGCAGCGTCCGTCATCATTCGTCCTGACCGAGCGCAGATGCGTCTGGCGCTCGCCCTCGATGCGATACAACTCGATGCGCAGGTCCTTGGCCGGTTTGCCACTGGCCGTATCGAGTACATGGGTCGTCAGACGGCCGTCGTTTCCACCATGAGATTGCATGCGTCTTGCTCCTCCCGAAGTCATCTTTCCATTTCGCAGTATCCCGGTGAGCCAGTGCATTGAGAAGCGGGCGGATCATTCGAGACTTTCAAAATTTTTGGGGGGAATGACGGCGGAAAAATCCCGTTAGGAATCGAGGTGCAGAGACAAATGTCTGGAGGACTGCTTGCATGAGATACCCCCGCGATCTTCACGGCCATGGCCCGAACCCCACCATCGTCTGGCCCGACGAGGCGCGGATTGCCGTGCAATTCGTGATCAATTACGAGGAAGGCGGCGAGAACTGCGTGCTGCATGGCGACGCCGCATCAGAGGCTTTTCTCTCGGAAATCGTCGGTGCGCAGGCTTGGCCCGGACAGCGCCACTGGAATATGGAATCGATCTATGAATACGGCGCCCGCGCCGGCTTCTGGCGGCTTCATCGCATGTTCACGGAAAAGGGCGTGCCCGCGACAGTCTATGGCGTCGCAACAGCGCTGAAGCGTTCCCCGGCGCAGCTGGCCGCGATGCAAGACGCCGGCTGGGAGATCGCCTCGCACGGTCTGAAGTGGATCGAGCACAAGGAATTCAGCCCTGAGCGGGAGCGGACAGAGATCACAGAGGCGATCTGGCTGCACACGATCGTCACCGGCGAACCGCCGCGCGGCTGGTACACCGGTCGCTGTTCGGACAACACGCTCGATCTGGTGACCGAGACTGGCGGCTTCGACTACGTCTCGGACAGTTATGCCGACGATCTGCCCTACTGGCATGAACATGCGGGCCGCCACCAGCTGGTCATTCCCTACACGCTCGACACCAATGACATGCGCTTTGCAACGGCGCAGGGCTTCAACAGCGGTGACCAGTTCTTCAGCTATCTCAAAGACAGCTTCGACGTGCTCTATGCGGAAGGTGCGGCCGGCGCACCAAAGATGCTCAGCATCGGCCTGCACTGCCGCCTTGTCGGCAGGCCGGGTCGCGCCGCAGCGCTTGCGCGTTTCATCGACTACGTGAAGGGCCACGAAAAGGTCTGGTTAGCTCGTCGCGTCGATATCGCACGGCATTGGGCAAAGACCTATCCCTTCAAGGCCTGGGACGACCGTCCATCGCAGCTTTCCGAGGCTGATTTCGTCGCTCGCTTCGGTGGCGTTTTCGAACATTCCGATTGGATCGCCAGGCGCGCCTTTGCCAGCGAGCTATCGGCCGCCAACGACACGGCGATCGGGCTTGCTGCAGCGCTCACTGCAGTCTTCCGCGAGGCGAGGCCGGAAGAGCGTCTTGCCGTGCTCAACGCCCACCCGGATCTCGCCGGCAAGCTGGCGCAGGCAAAGCGGCTGACCGAAAGCTCGACCAGCGAGCAGGCTTCCGCCGGCCTTGACGCCCTGACCGATGCTGAACGCACGCGTTTCACCGAACTCAACAGCGCCTATGTCGAAAAATTTGGCTTTCCCTTCATCATCGCGGTCAGAGGCCGCAGCAAGGAGGACATCCTGGCGGCCTTCGAAACCCGGATCGAGAACGATCGCGACAGCGAGCTCGAGACGGCCTGCCGGCAGGTGGAAAGGATTGCGCTTCTCCGCCTCAAAGACATGCTGCCGAGCTGAGTGCAGGCGATGACGATCGACAGCGTCGGCCTGCCTGACTTCGCGCGCAAGGCGATCAATCTCGCCTCCGCCGGCCTCGGGGCAAGGCCGGTGTTTGCCACCGACGAGTTCTTCGCCCCGCTCGAACGGCTGTTGCAGGATTGTCCCGCTGTCTTTCATCCCGGCGTCTACGACGAACACGGCAAATGGATGGATGGCTGGGAAACGCGGCGTCGACGCGGTCCCGGCCACGACCATGCGATCGTCGCGCTTGCCGCCACCGGCCGGATCGCCGGCTTCGACGTCGATACGACGCATTTTACCGGCAACTACCCCTCCGCCTGCGCAATCGACGCCTGTCTGGCGCCTGATGGGCCGGATGAAGCAACCGCTTGGACCGAGCTCTTGGGCATGAGCCCGCTTGGTCCAAGCGCCCATCACTACTTCGCAGCCCTTGCAGATGGGACCTGGAGCCATATCAGGCTGCGGATCTATCCCGACGGTGGCGTTGCCCGGTTGCGGGTCTATGGCACGCCCGCCCTCGACCGGGATCGGATCGGCGACGACGTGGTCGATCTCGCATCCTCGCTGCTCGGCGGCCGGATCGTCGTCTTCTCCAACGGCCACTACGGCCATCAACGACTGCTGGCACCCGGGCGGGGGATCAACATGGGCGACGGCTGGGAGACGCGACGGCGGCGCGAACCCGGCAACGACTGGATCATCGTCAGGCTGGCCGCACGCACGTCGATCGAACGCATCATCGTCGATACCGCCCATTTCAAGGGCAACTATCCCGACGCCTGTTCGGTGCAGGCGGCCGACCACGGCGAGACGGACTGTACGGTCGATGCGGCGCTAACAGCATCTTCGCTCTATTGGCGGGACGTGCTCCCGCGCCAGAAACTGAGCGCCGACAGCATTCATGAGTACGGCCCTGACCTGATCGAAGAGGTCGGTTGCGCCACCCATGTTCGTCTCAACATCTACCCCGATGGCGGCGTCAGCCGGCTGCGTGTCTTCGGGCGCATTGCAAGGGCCGGCACCCCGTAAACGACCAACAGAGGACGGAGGAGCGTCACATGAAGGAGATCGAGATAAAGCCGCTGACACGCGAGGCATTCGCGCCATTCGGCGACGTGATCGAGACTGAAAACGCCCACAGCTTTCCCATCAACGGTGGAAAATGCACCCGCTACCATGATCTCGCCAAGATCGAAACCGCCGGCGAAAAGGCCCGGCCGATGATCAGCCTCGTGCGCGGCGAGCCCTATCCGCTGCCGTTGAAGCTGACCATGGTCGAACGGCATCCGCTCGGCAGTCAGGCCTTCATTCCCCTGACCGACAATCCGTTCCTGGTTGTCGTTTCGGAGGAGACGGCTGAAGGTCCGAGCGAACCGATCGCCTTCCGGACCGCGCCCGGCCAAGGCGTCAATATCGCCCGCAATGTCTGGCACGGCATCCTGACGCCGTTGGAAGACGTCTCGGACTTTGCCGTGGTCGACCGCGGCGGCGAAGGCGTCAATCTCGAGGAGCATTTCTTCGAGCAACCATTCCTGCTGCGCTGACGGCGGGTTTGACACCAGAGGACGGACCCGCTCTACCGGAGTGGGTCCCGTCATCCTTTCGTTCACGAGCCCTAGTACCCACCGTCACGCCTGAATCTCGTCGGGGTGTAGCCGGTCAAACGGCGAAAATCGCGGGAGAAATGATAGGGATCGGGATAGCCGCAGTGCGCCGCGACTGCCGAAACCTTCGCCTCCGGCTCGACCAGCAGACGTTTTGCCTGGTTGATGCGCTCATGGCGCAGCCAGTCCATCGGCGTCGTACCGATGGTGTCCTTGAATCTCCGAAACAGTTGCGATGGGCTGAGATGCGCGAGGACCGCAAGCTCATCGATCGTCCAGGCTTTGGCAAGGTCTTTTCGGACTGCGGCAAGCACACTGGTTATGCGATCGCGTGAGGCAGAATCGTCGGGTGCGGCAGCACCCACCAATCGCGGCGCACTCAGGTTGGCGATCAGGCCGGCAATCGCCGCACTGACCAGCGCATCCGTTGCCGACGAGCGATCGTCGAGATAGCCGATGACGGCCTGGAACGCGACGCGGGCCGCCTCGCGATCCGACGGCTCGAACAACGGCGACTGCTGCACATTGAGGAAGGCATAGACCTCGTCCAACCCATGTCCCTCGACACCCATCCAGAGATATCGCCATTCACGGGCGTCGGGCGCGCAGCGATGTTCATAGGCCTGCGACGTGTCGAGCCAGACCGACAGGCCCTCCTCGGCGACGAACCGCTGCCCGCGCACTTCTATCAGCCCCTGCCCCGAGGTGGTGTGAACGAGCACGTGCTGATGGAAGCGCTTGCGTATCGGCGACTCCTCCGGCAACGCCACCCGCGCGCCGGCAACCAGCGCCTTGTAGGGGAACGCGCCTGCAAAACGTGCCGGTGTGTGAAAATAGATCTCTTCGCGCTCAGCCAACATGCGCGACACTCTGCATGGCGATGCGAGTTTTGTCCATTATCTCGCGAGATTGCTGCATTTCCCAGTACTGCCTGATGACGCTATCATGCAGTTTTTGCAGGGAGTGCGGCAAATGGCAGAGACCTTATCGACGGAGAGCCAGGTGGAGGTCGCGTTTACTCCCTTGTCCCCCGATTTCGCGCGCGATCCCTATCCGACCTACAAGGCGCTGCGCGACAAGGACGGTCTGCACTATTACGAGGACTTCGACATCTGGCTGGCCTCGCGCTTCGAGGATGTCTCGGCAATCGTCATGGACAAGCGTATGGTTCGCTCGCTCGAGGACATCGCGACATCAGAGGAAATCGCCAGGATCCAGCGCGCCGGCAACTGGCACGACATGCCGCACCACTCCCGCTTTGTGCAGTTTAGCCTGCTTGACAGCGATGGCGCCGTACACGACCGGCTGCGCAGACAGGTCTTCAAACTGTTCACGCCGGCGATGATTGCCAAGCTACGCGATCAGATCCAGGCCTATGTCGACAGGCTGATCGACAGCCTCGCCGATCGCGGCCAGATCGATTTCGTCGATGATCTCGCCGCCCACGTGCCCGGTCACATCATCGGCCGACTGCTCGGCGTTCCGGACGAAGACTGTCCCCAGTTGCGCATCTGGTCGGAGAACATCGTCCAGTTTTTCGACGTCGACCGGTCGGATGAACGCAAGCGCATCGCCGAGACCAACACCACCGAATTCTACGAATACCTGACGGTTCTGAAACACGAGCGCGAGCGAAACCCCAAGGACGACCTCATCTCGGTCCTGATCGAGGCCGAACGTGCCGGCGCGATGAATTCAGACGAGTTCATCTCGACCTGCATGCTGATCCTGATGGCCGGCCATGGATCGACCATCGACGTGCTTGGAAGCGGCATGCATGCGCTGCTGCGGTTTCCCGAACAGATGGCGCGGCTGCGAAAGGACCCTGCATTGATCCAGACGGCCGTGCAGGAGATGTTCCGCTACGAGTCACCGCTGCCGTTCTTCCATCGCCACTGCATCGAGGACGTGGAAATCGGCGGGCGGACTTTCGCGCGCGGCACGAAGTTCGGAGTGCTTTATGGCGCTGCCAACCGCGATCCCAAGCAGTTCGAAAACGCCAATGCGTTCGACATCGGTCGCACCCCCAACAGGCATCTGGCCTTTGGCGGTGGCGTGCATTTCTGTCTCGGCAACCATCTCGCCCGGCTCGACATGGACATCATCTTCAGCACCTTGTTGCGGCGCTTCCCGACGATCGAGCTTGTCGACGAAGAGCCCGAATACAAGCGAGGCCTTTCGGTGCGCGGCCCCAAGCGGCTGCAGATCGCCATCAAGCCGGCCTGAACGCCAACAGATGCGCCCTCCAGCGCGAAGCAATTCGCACGATTTCAGATTTGAGTGGAGACCATGCAATGCCCAGAATTGTCTTTGTGGATGCCGAGGGGAAATCGACCGAGGTTGAGGCCGAAATCGGCCAGTCGGTGATGTCGGCAGCCGTGCAGAACGGCATAGATGCCATCGCCGCCGAATGCGGCGGTTCCTGCGCTTGCGGCACTTGCCACTGCTATATCGACGGGACATGGGCCGGCCGGCTGCCATCGCCCGACTATCAGGAGCAGGATATGCTGGATTGCGTCGTCAATCCGGACGAAAGAAGCCGGCTCAGCTGTCAGATCACTGTTTCCGACGCGCTTGACGGCCTCGTGGTGCATCTGCCGGCCGGGCAATACTGATTGAGGAGCGCTCGCGCCACCAACCACCGCCAAACGCAAAAAGACCGGAGCCGCAGGAAACGCCTGCAGTCCGGCCAGCTTCGCGGGGGAAGTTATGTGAGGCCGGGGCGTTGTCTGCCCCGGCCTTTTTCCTATTCGGCGAAGAAGGCGAAGCGCACGATGAAGAGCGCTGCGACCAGCTGCGTTGCCGGATGGATGACGCTCCACTTGCCGGTGAACACTTTGAGCACGACATAGCTCACGAAGCCGAAGGCAAGGCCGTTGGCGATCGAGTAGGTGAAGGGCATGGCCAGTGCCGTGAGTGCGGCAGGCGCCGCTTCCGTCAGGTCGTCCCAGTCAACTTCCGTCAGTTCGCGCATCATCAGGCCGGCAACATAGAGCAGAGCCGGTGCCGTCGCATAGGACGGAACGGCCGCTGCCAGCGGCGAGAAGAACAGGGCGGCAAGGAAGAGCACGCTGACGGTCAGCGCCGTCAGGCCCGTGCGACCGCCTGCCTGGACGCCGGAGGCGCTTTCGACATAGGCGGTGGTGCTGCTGGTGCCGATCAGCGAGCCGGCAACGATGGCGGTGCTGTCGGCCAGAAGCGCCCGGCCGAGGCGGCTTGGCTTTCCTTCTTCCACCAGCTTGGCGCGCTTGGCCACACCGATCAGCGTACCCGTAGCATCGAAGACTTCGACGAGCACGAAGACGAGGATCACGTGGAGCAAGCCGCCATGGAGCGCGCCCATGATATCGAGCTGCATGAAGGTGGGCGCGATGCTCGGCGGCGCGGAAACAATGCCCTTGAACTCACTCACCCCCAGTAGCATCGACAGAATGGTGACGACGAGGATGCCGATCAGGATCGAGCCGCGGACCTTGAGCGAATCGAGCACTGCAATGACGAAGAAGCCAAGGATCGCCAGCAGCGGTCCGGTCTGCTTCAGGTCGCCGAGACCGACCAGCGTCGCCGGATTGTCGACGACGATGCCGGCATTCTTCAGCGCGATGATGCCGAGGAAAAGACCGATACCGGTCGCAATCGCGCTTCTGAGCGAATGCGGGATACCGGCGATCAACCAGCTTCTGACCCCTGTTACCGTCAGGATCAGGAAGATCATGCCCGAGATGAACACGGCACCCAGCGCCTGCTGCCAGGTAAAGCCGAGGGCTGCGACGACGGTAAACGCAAAGAAGGCGTTGAGGCCCATGCCTGGCGCCATGCCGATCGGCCAGTTGGCGACGAGCGCCATGACGGCCGAGCCGAGCGCCGCGGCAATACAGGTCGCGACGAAGACGGCATCCCTATCCATGCCCGTGGACGACAGAATGTCGGGGTTGACGAAGATG encodes the following:
- a CDS encoding NCS2 family permease; translated protein: MFERLFKLNEHGTSVRTEVIAGVTTFLTMSYIIFVNPDILSSTGMDRDAVFVATCIAAALGSAVMALVANWPIGMAPGMGLNAFFAFTVVAALGFTWQQALGAVFISGMIFLILTVTGVRSWLIAGIPHSLRSAIATGIGLFLGIIALKNAGIVVDNPATLVGLGDLKQTGPLLAILGFFVIAVLDSLKVRGSILIGILVVTILSMLLGVSEFKGIVSAPPSIAPTFMQLDIMGALHGGLLHVILVFVLVEVFDATGTLIGVAKRAKLVEEGKPSRLGRALLADSTAIVAGSLIGTSSTTAYVESASGVQAGGRTGLTALTVSVLFLAALFFSPLAAAVPSYATAPALLYVAGLMMRELTEVDWDDLTEAAPAALTALAMPFTYSIANGLAFGFVSYVVLKVFTGKWSVIHPATQLVAALFIVRFAFFAE
- a CDS encoding 2Fe-2S iron-sulfur cluster-binding protein: MPRIVFVDAEGKSTEVEAEIGQSVMSAAVQNGIDAIAAECGGSCACGTCHCYIDGTWAGRLPSPDYQEQDMLDCVVNPDERSRLSCQITVSDALDGLVVHLPAGQY
- a CDS encoding cytochrome P450, yielding MAETLSTESQVEVAFTPLSPDFARDPYPTYKALRDKDGLHYYEDFDIWLASRFEDVSAIVMDKRMVRSLEDIATSEEIARIQRAGNWHDMPHHSRFVQFSLLDSDGAVHDRLRRQVFKLFTPAMIAKLRDQIQAYVDRLIDSLADRGQIDFVDDLAAHVPGHIIGRLLGVPDEDCPQLRIWSENIVQFFDVDRSDERKRIAETNTTEFYEYLTVLKHERERNPKDDLISVLIEAERAGAMNSDEFISTCMLILMAGHGSTIDVLGSGMHALLRFPEQMARLRKDPALIQTAVQEMFRYESPLPFFHRHCIEDVEIGGRTFARGTKFGVLYGAANRDPKQFENANAFDIGRTPNRHLAFGGGVHFCLGNHLARLDMDIIFSTLLRRFPTIELVDEEPEYKRGLSVRGPKRLQIAIKPA